The DNA region GTGGGCCGCGGCGAACAGCAGCGCGATGTACACCAGTTTGGACACGTACAAATCCCACCGCGAAACGCCCAGCGCGTATAAGTGTTTCCACATCGCGCCCGCGTGTTCCTGGTAAGCCACGAGGCTGGCGATGATGATTACGAACAGCGGCAGAAGTATGAAATCGGTTCCGGCGTAGAACGCATCGATCCAGGCACGCCAGGGCGATTCGGACGTCGGCACGACGGCGTGACCGAACAGTTGCAGCATCCACAGCACCACCAGCACGCAGGTCGTGCCCACGGCGGCCAGCCAGAACGCAAACGAGTTTTTTCCTTTCAGAATTTCGGCTCGCAGGCTAGTGCGGAAGTGGAACATCGGCGGGTTGATTCAGGCGTAAGTAGATGGATTCCAGTGTGTCTTCCTGCGGACTGACGCGGTAAATGTCGAGGGACTGGGCGCGCAACAGGTCGATCGCGCGGGTGATAGCAGCGGGTTCGGGAACACAGAAGGAAGACGAATCTTGACGCACCTCGATTCCCGCTGCGGCCAGGACACGCCATGCCGTTTCGTTGTCGCTGGTCTGCAGCACGACTTCCTGATGTGGTCCCTGTTGTTGTTTCAGCGCTGCCACCGATCCCTGGTATAATAGCGCGCCCTGCCGGACAATGCCGACGTGCGTGCAGGTCAATTCTATTTCGTGCAGCAGGTGGCTCGATAAGAGAATGGTCTTGTGGTGCTGCTGATGCAATCGACCGATGAGGTTCCGCATGTCGATGATGCCTTCCGGGTCCAGGCCGTTGGTCGGTTCGTCCAGCACCAGCAGCTCAGGATCGGGCAGCAAGGCCAGCGCCACGCCCAGCCGTTGCTTCATGCCGGTCGAGTACTGCCGCACGGTTTTGTCGGCAGCGGCCTGCAACTGCACCATCGCCAGCACCTCGTCGACGCGGGCGGGCGGCAGATGACGGTACAGACACGTGACGCGCAGGTTGTCGCGCCCGGAAAGGTGTGGATAGAGCGGCGGATCTTCGATCAACAGACCGGTGCGCGGGTACACCGCCAACCGAGCTTCCGGAAGCGCCTGGCCAAACAAGCGCACCGTGCCGGCGTCGGGACGAAGCAGGCCCGTCATCAGTTTCAGGAGCGTCGACTTCCCGGCGCCGTTGTGGCCGAGCAAGCCGAAGGTAACGCCCTGCGGAATGTACAGTGATACGTCCCGTATCGTTGGCAATGGCTGCCGGGAATACGCAAAGCGGAGGTGGTCTGTCTCGACGACGTCGGCCAAAATGCAACGATTTAAGGTTCTGAAAATAAGGAATCTACACGGAAAGCCTGGCCCTGTTGCGTGCTCTATCCCAAAAGCTTTTCTGCACAAAAGAGTCCCTCCCTACAAGAGGTAGGTAATCGGCCAAAAGACGATTTTTTCCAGCGACCCGCCTGTTACTTTTAACTGCTGAGAAGTTCACTATGAAATACTTCACCCTTTTTCTTCTGGCACTAAGCCTGGCCGGGTCTGCCGCGGCGCAAGACATTGTCGACAAGATGGCCGACGCGGCCTGTGCGTGTTCGTCGGCAATTCAATCGGACGATCCGGAAACGGTGCAGATGGAATTCGGGATGTGCATCCTGAAAGCGGCCCAGCCCTATGCCAAAGTGCTCCAGAAAAAATATGGCATCGATTTTACGCACATCGACCAGACCACCGGCGAAAAATTAGGCCGCCTCATCGGCATGCGCATGGTGGCCCGCTGTCCTGATTTGACCGCCAAGCTCATGCAACAGGCCGAGGAGCCGGCAACCGGCGGACAGACCGCGGCGGTAGCGTCCGCGCATACCCTGACGGGCAAACTGGTCGACATTGCACACGAGCAGTTCGTGACGTTTCACGTACAAAGTCCCGACGGCAAAATCACCAAAGTGTTGTGGCTTAGCTTCTTTCCCAATTCCAACGCTCTGATGAACGATTACGGACGGCTGTTGCAAAAACAGGTGACCATTCAATACCAGGAAGAAGAATTCTACAACCCCCGGCTCGGCGAGTACACGCCCACCAAAATCATTACGGCCCTGCAACCGGAAGACTAAGTAGGTCACGCTCTACGACGCTTAAGCACCTCGCCTCCCTCCGACTCGTAGCCGTCTACACCTTGAACTGGTCGACCGTGGCGTAGGCTTCAATCAGCGCCTGTTCGCCCGCCTTGCCAGGTTTGGAATTGCCGTGCTCCATGCCCATCACGCCCCGATAGCCTTTCTCGTAAATGTGCTGAAACACGTTTTTGTAGTTGATTTCGCCCGTGGTTGGTTCTTTTCGGCCCGGATTGTCACCGATCTGAAAATACGCGATTTCGTCCCACGTCCAGTCGATGTTCTGAATCAAGTGTCCTTCGTTTTTCTGCATGTGGTAGATGTCGTACAGAATTTTGCACGACGGACTGCCGACTCCTTTGCAGATCATGTACGTCTGGTCCGACGTCCGCAAGAACAGATCGGGGGTGTCGCTCAGCGGTTCCAGCACCATCACCAGTCCGTGCGGCTCCAGAATTTCGGCCCCGCGGCGCAGTGCCTCGATCACATGGCCGGTCTGTACGCCGATCGGAATGCGGCGCTCAAAATCGCCCGGCACCACGGTCATCCACTTTGCGTTGACACGTTTGGCCACTTCTACCGCCCGTTTGCAACCACTCAGAAAAATATCGAGGTGTTCTTTCTTCCCGGCGGCCAGGGTGTTTTGCCCATTCCCCCCTTTGTCGATCACAAATACGCCCATCGTCATGCCCAGGTCGCGCATGGTCTTGGCGATCTTCTCCTGCATTTCGACCGGGCGGCCCATCATGCCGTTGTCTTCCCAGGCAGTAAAGCCCTGATCGGCCGCAAATTTGAGTTGGTCGATCAGATCTTCCCCCGCACTTTCTTTAAACATGCCAAAGTGAGGCGCGTATTGCATCTGGAATTTGCGCTTGGCGTTAGGCGCAGCCGTGGCGTGGAGAGTGGGGCCGGTCGCGGCCAGCATGGCGGCAGAAGCGGCGACAGAGCTTTTCATGACAAAGTCTCGACGGTTCATAGGTGGGGAGGTCAGGGGGTGAATGATCTGCCGCCAAAGTACGGGCTTCCGCCGGAAAACAAAAAACCTCCGCACCACAAAAGGCCACGCAGGCGATGTCCACAAGGTAGTGAGAGAGCGACTTAAAACCGGAACCCGCCGTGGAAACCCAGAAACCAGACCTCGTCGCCGGTGGCGTATTTCTGAAAGGAGGCTTTGGCTCCCGCCATCCACCGGTCGGAAACGCGGGCAGCATAATTGACGGCTACCGTGTAGCCCAGGCCCCACTCGTGGCGGCGGGCGTGGTGGTCTACGCGCATTTCCTCGCCGTCGGGCAGCAGGATGTACTCAATTTTTTCGAGGTAATGTTCGGAGATGTAGCGACGCGAAAGGCCCGCCCCGATCTGCACTTCCGACTGGCGCGATAACTCGAACGGCATGTAGCCCGTAAGGTCCAACGACAGCGCCGAGGCTTCAAAATAGTCTTCGGCGTATGGGGCGCGCCCGGCGTAGGCAAAACTGAGCGAGGGGGCAATCCGTAGAAAAGGAAGGATCGGGCGGCTGTACTCGTTATAAAACAAAAAGCCCGTCAGGCCACCGCGTTCGAAGTAGACCGGCCCGGCCCCTGCCCGAAAGACTTGTGTAGCGATTTGTGCGTGTAGGGAGCTCCCGATCAGCAGAATCAGCGGCAAAAGCAGCATGTGTTTGCGCATAGGCTGGGCTTTGCTCTAAATTTACATTTTTCGTGAGAAAAACGGCACCGTCCATCGCATTTTTCCGAAACCGCATCGGAGGCGGATTCGCCTTTTCGAGTGGATATTGTAGGCTTTTTGCTACTTTTATCTGCTCAAACTCAGAGCATATGCAGATTTACTGCCCTTCGTTGGAAGAGCTGCCCCAGGCAACGCGTGAACTGCTGGCCTGGGCCGACGAAAACGATCGGACAAACGTCCGCGTTTGGACTTTTGAAGGAGACTTGGGTGCCGGCAAGACCACGCTGATTCAGGAGATTTGCCGCCAGCAAGGCGTTACGGATCGCGTCAGCAGTCCTTCGTTTGCTTTGGTGAACGAATACCAACGGGCCGACGGGATGCCCGTTTACCATTTTGACTTCTATCGGATCGAAAGCGAAGAAGAAGCGGTTGATATTGGAACAGAAGAATACTTTGAATCCGGTACGCTATGCCTGGTCGAATGGCCCTCACGCATTCCCCATCTGTTGCCCCCTCAACACCTTAAAATCAGTATTTCCGTAGACACGATGGCAGACGCCACACACCACGCGCGTATCTATACCCTGTCAGCATGAACATCAAGGACGCCAAGATCAGGTCCGGTCTGGAGGAGCTCGTCAAAGGGCAATCTCTCTATCCTCAGGAACAGCTTTTCCGCCTCGAAGAGTCGAAAAACTCGCTGGAAATCGGCATACCGAAAGAAGTCACCGAAGTAGAAAACCGTGTTGCTCTGACGCCCGACGCCGTGCGGGTGCTGGTGAACAACGGCCACCAGGTCAACGTTGAAGCCGACGCCGGCAAACGCTCGCGGTTCAGCGACAACGAATACAGCGAAGCGGGCGCTCGCATTGTGTACGACTCGCGCGAGGTGCTGGCTTCGGAAATTGTGCTGACGGTTTCGCCCCCGACGCTGGAAGAGATCGGCCACATGAAACCCGGCCACGTCCTGATTTCGTCGTTACAGGCACACCGCCGCAACACCAGTTTTGTGCAGGCCATCAACGCCAAGCGCATCACGGCCCTCGCGTACGAGTTTCTGGAAGATCAGGTGGGCGGCATCCCGATCATGCGGGCCATGAGCGAAATCGCCGGCAGCACGGTCATGCTCATCGCCGCCGAATACCTGAGCAGCCTTAACAACGGACGCGGCATCATCCTCGGAGGCATTACGGGCGTCCCGCCGACCAACGTGCTCATTCTGGGCGCAGGCACGGTGTCTGAATACGCCGCCCGTACGGCGCTGGGGCTGGGGGCCGACGTGAAGATTTTCGACAACCACATCTACAAGATGCGGCGCATCAAACAGGAACTGGGGCAGCAGCTGTTTACGTCCACCATCCACGCGGGAACGCTGATGGATGCCATTCGTCGGACCGATGTGCTGATTACGGCCATTCGCAGCGAAGAGGGCCAGTCGCCGATGGTGGTGACCGAAGAGATGGTGATGAACATGCGCCCCGGCTCGGTGATCATCGACGTGAGCATCGACCAGGGGGGCTGTGTGGAAACCTCGCGCCCTACGACGCACGACGAGCCGATCTTCGTGAAACACGACGTGATCCATTACTGCGTTCCCAACATCGCCTCGCGCGTAGCCCGCACCGCTACCACGGCCCTCAGCAACATTTTCACACCGATTTTTCTGAAAGCGGCCGAAGTCGGTGGCATCGACGAGATGATCTTCGCCAAACCGTGGTTCATGCGGGGCGTGTACGCCTACCGGGGTAGCCTGACCAATGCGCAACTGGCCCGCCGTCTGCACATGAAGTACACGGACCTGAAACTCCTAGCCGCCGCCCGGATCTAACGCGTAGCGGTGTGTGGATGTTGAAAAGTGGTGAGGGACAAACCCGGGATCGGGTGCGCCGCTCCGGTTATTTCCAGAACTCGTACCACTTCTTGTCTTCCTTCTGGCGTTCTTCTTTCTTCTGTTCTTTCTTGATCTCCTTGAGTTCCTTTTTCGACACGCCCACGTCCGAAAGGTCTACGTCGTTGTCCAGTTGCGGCGCATACGCTTCGATGAAGGCGTTCTTCAGCACGTTGACAATCGTTTTCCATACGTCTACGTCCGGGTTGTTCAGTTCGCCGGAAATCGGGATTTCGGTAGCAAACTGATCTTTCGGGATGTTTTTGAAGATGAACGAAACCAGACTCACGCCCGATTCCCACAAGAGGCGGCGCGGCTTGATCGGGTCGTTTTTCAGGCTCAGCACCTGAATGTCCTTCAAAATGGGCTTGACGTACCCGGTAAACTGGTTCTCTTCCGTAGCAACTTCGGTGTAAAGATCGAGGGTTCCTTTTTCCATGTCGAAGCCGGCATAGGCCAGAAAAAAGTCGTTCAACACAGGCAGGTTTACGTTTTCGAGCGCCAGATTAATGTCGAACGGCATCGGATCTTCCAGCAACGAAAACCCACCTTCCAGGGTAATGTCGCCGTCGCCCAGCACCTGCGCCTTCGCGTGCAGGTCCGAAACCAGTTGGTTCGTCGAATCTTCGGTGTTGGTCAGGTTGGTCGCGACCAGAAACAGGTTGTTCACGGCAATGTCGACCGCGGGCTTGGTCGTGAAATTTCGGAAACGGATCTCGCCGTTTCGAATTTCAAACCGGTTAATCGACAGCGGAAACAGCTCGTCGATGGTTTGTCGCCAGTCGGCCTCACTGGTTTCGTCACCGGCCTGCCCGTCGGCTTCGTTCGGCGCATCGACAAAGTTGACCTGCGGATGATCCAGCAAAATCTTGCCCCGAATGGCGCCGTCGAGCAGCGCAGGCCATTCGATTGCAAAATCGATTCGGTCCAGGTCGATAAATGGCACCGGCACATCGCCCTCTACTTTTTGCAGTCGCAGCGAGTCGATGCCATACGCGCCGCGGTACAACATGATGTCCACATCGGCTACGTGGCCGGTATAGCCTTCGATGCCATCGTCCAGCACGCCGTTGAGGTAATGCTTCACGATCGAAGGCAGGGCGATGCGCAACGCAACCAACAGTACCACCAGGACGCCCAGTGTAATCCAGGTGCGTTTACTCCACTTGCTCAGTTTCATGCTTGGAGTATACGTACCGACCGGGCGAAGTGTTGAACGGGCGACTAGCCCGGAACTCAGCGCAACTGCTGCAAAAGCGGCTCGCAATAACGAGGCACGGCCGCCCGAAACGCCCGCCGCAACGTATCGCTGACAGAGCCTTCGGTGGGTTTTCCGATCGCGCGTCCGTCAATTTCCACCACCGGTGTCAGCTCGCCCATGGTGCCCGTGGCGAATACTTCGTCGGCCGTATAAAAATCGACCAGCGAAAGATTTTTCTCGACCTCCCTG from Catalinimonas alkaloidigena includes:
- a CDS encoding DUF748 domain-containing protein, translating into MKLSKWSKRTWITLGVLVVLLVALRIALPSIVKHYLNGVLDDGIEGYTGHVADVDIMLYRGAYGIDSLRLQKVEGDVPVPFIDLDRIDFAIEWPALLDGAIRGKILLDHPQVNFVDAPNEADGQAGDETSEADWRQTIDELFPLSINRFEIRNGEIRFRNFTTKPAVDIAVNNLFLVATNLTNTEDSTNQLVSDLHAKAQVLGDGDITLEGGFSLLEDPMPFDINLALENVNLPVLNDFFLAYAGFDMEKGTLDLYTEVATEENQFTGYVKPILKDIQVLSLKNDPIKPRRLLWESGVSLVSFIFKNIPKDQFATEIPISGELNNPDVDVWKTIVNVLKNAFIEAYAPQLDNDVDLSDVGVSKKELKEIKKEQKKEERQKEDKKWYEFWK
- a CDS encoding alanine dehydrogenase; this translates as MNIKDAKIRSGLEELVKGQSLYPQEQLFRLEESKNSLEIGIPKEVTEVENRVALTPDAVRVLVNNGHQVNVEADAGKRSRFSDNEYSEAGARIVYDSREVLASEIVLTVSPPTLEEIGHMKPGHVLISSLQAHRRNTSFVQAINAKRITALAYEFLEDQVGGIPIMRAMSEIAGSTVMLIAAEYLSSLNNGRGIILGGITGVPPTNVLILGAGTVSEYAARTALGLGADVKIFDNHIYKMRRIKQELGQQLFTSTIHAGTLMDAIRRTDVLITAIRSEEGQSPMVVTEEMVMNMRPGSVIIDVSIDQGGCVETSRPTTHDEPIFVKHDVIHYCVPNIASRVARTATTALSNIFTPIFLKAAEVGGIDEMIFAKPWFMRGVYAYRGSLTNAQLARRLHMKYTDLKLLAAARI
- a CDS encoding ABC transporter ATP-binding protein; translation: MADVVETDHLRFAYSRQPLPTIRDVSLYIPQGVTFGLLGHNGAGKSTLLKLMTGLLRPDAGTVRLFGQALPEARLAVYPRTGLLIEDPPLYPHLSGRDNLRVTCLYRHLPPARVDEVLAMVQLQAAADKTVRQYSTGMKQRLGVALALLPDPELLVLDEPTNGLDPEGIIDMRNLIGRLHQQHHKTILLSSHLLHEIELTCTHVGIVRQGALLYQGSVAALKQQQGPHQEVVLQTSDNETAWRVLAAAGIEVRQDSSSFCVPEPAAITRAIDLLRAQSLDIYRVSPQEDTLESIYLRLNQPADVPLPH
- a CDS encoding hydroxypyruvate isomerase family protein; the encoded protein is MNRRDFVMKSSVAASAAMLAATGPTLHATAAPNAKRKFQMQYAPHFGMFKESAGEDLIDQLKFAADQGFTAWEDNGMMGRPVEMQEKIAKTMRDLGMTMGVFVIDKGGNGQNTLAAGKKEHLDIFLSGCKRAVEVAKRVNAKWMTVVPGDFERRIPIGVQTGHVIEALRRGAEILEPHGLVMVLEPLSDTPDLFLRTSDQTYMICKGVGSPSCKILYDIYHMQKNEGHLIQNIDWTWDEIAYFQIGDNPGRKEPTTGEINYKNVFQHIYEKGYRGVMGMEHGNSKPGKAGEQALIEAYATVDQFKV
- the tsaE gene encoding tRNA (adenosine(37)-N6)-threonylcarbamoyltransferase complex ATPase subunit type 1 TsaE, producing the protein MQIYCPSLEELPQATRELLAWADENDRTNVRVWTFEGDLGAGKTTLIQEICRQQGVTDRVSSPSFALVNEYQRADGMPVYHFDFYRIESEEEAVDIGTEEYFESGTLCLVEWPSRIPHLLPPQHLKISISVDTMADATHHARIYTLSA